The proteins below are encoded in one region of Patescibacteria group bacterium:
- the tadA gene encoding Flp pilus assembly complex ATPase component TadA, whose amino-acid sequence MPDTAQVPVDGAASQNRSIEDVLFENKLITPDQLNLVKLESVNSGKPIEQILKDHGFASSQDIIKARSEVLGIPYADLSAKAILPEVLGLVPETVARRYQAVPFQLDQSGETLSVAMADPLDINAISFLEKKTGKKIRPFLSAPEIIKSLVDERYNQNLTTEVSAALEEAPTVGESAGADLSKVEGIIRDAPVAKIASSLLDFAIKSRASDIHIEPLETHTRVRYRIDGILYEKLVLPSRIHDALVSRIKIMSELKIDEKRVPQDGRFNYKSGGNEVDVRVSTLPTAFGEKVVMRLLRKSGGVPTLQDLGLRGLALKNLETAILRPHGIIIVCGPTGSGKTTTLYSVLSKINSTKVNIVTLEDPVEYQIGGVNQVQINPAAGLTFATGLRSFLRQDPNVILVGEIRDGETTDLAIQAALTGHLVFSTLHTSNASGAIPRLLDLGGEAFLLASSMNAMVGQRILRKICPKCKEPYEPPEIMANDIRTVLGKYLTPDKLVNGKLMLYKGKGCSECGDSGFLGRVGIFEVLPVTDKIAKLVLTRADAGEIERQAVEEGMMPMKVDGYLKAVEGVTTIEEVLRVAQD is encoded by the coding sequence ATGCCCGATACTGCCCAGGTACCGGTAGATGGTGCCGCTTCCCAGAACCGCTCGATTGAGGATGTCCTTTTTGAGAACAAACTGATTACGCCCGACCAGTTAAATCTGGTCAAGCTGGAATCGGTTAATTCCGGCAAACCCATCGAACAGATTCTGAAAGACCATGGCTTTGCCTCCAGCCAGGACATTATTAAAGCCCGTTCGGAAGTTCTGGGGATTCCCTACGCTGATCTTTCCGCCAAGGCAATTTTGCCGGAAGTTTTAGGTTTGGTGCCGGAAACTGTGGCCCGGCGCTATCAGGCGGTGCCGTTCCAGCTGGACCAGTCCGGGGAAACGCTGTCAGTGGCCATGGCCGACCCGCTGGATATTAACGCCATTTCCTTTCTGGAGAAAAAAACCGGTAAGAAAATCCGGCCGTTCCTGTCCGCTCCGGAAATTATCAAATCCCTGGTCGACGAACGCTATAACCAGAACTTAACGACGGAAGTGTCGGCGGCTTTGGAGGAAGCCCCGACGGTGGGTGAATCTGCCGGAGCGGATCTTAGCAAAGTGGAAGGAATTATCCGGGACGCGCCGGTAGCCAAAATCGCTTCTTCCCTTTTGGATTTTGCCATCAAGTCCCGGGCTTCGGATATCCATATTGAACCTCTGGAGACTCACACCCGGGTGCGTTACCGCATTGACGGTATTCTTTACGAGAAGCTGGTTCTGCCTTCCCGGATCCACGACGCTCTGGTTTCCCGCATAAAAATTATGTCGGAGCTCAAAATTGACGAAAAAAGGGTGCCTCAAGATGGCCGGTTTAATTATAAAAGCGGCGGCAACGAAGTCGATGTCCGGGTGTCAACGCTGCCGACAGCTTTCGGCGAGAAAGTGGTCATGCGGCTATTGCGCAAAAGCGGCGGTGTTCCCACCTTGCAGGATTTAGGATTGCGCGGCCTGGCGCTTAAAAATCTGGAAACGGCCATTTTGCGTCCTCACGGGATTATTATTGTCTGCGGGCCGACCGGTTCCGGGAAAACCACGACTTTATACTCCGTTTTGTCGAAAATTAATTCCACTAAAGTAAATATCGTTACTTTGGAAGATCCGGTTGAATACCAAATTGGCGGGGTCAACCAGGTGCAGATTAACCCGGCCGCGGGACTGACTTTTGCCACCGGGCTGCGGTCGTTTTTACGCCAGGATCCTAATGTTATTCTTGTCGGTGAAATCCGGGACGGCGAAACGACCGATCTGGCCATTCAGGCTGCCCTGACGGGTCATCTGGTCTTCTCGACTTTGCACACCAGCAATGCTTCCGGAGCTATTCCCCGCCTTTTGGATCTGGGCGGCGAGGCGTTTCTTCTGGCTTCATCCATGAACGCCATGGTCGGTCAAAGAATTTTGCGTAAAATCTGTCCCAAGTGCAAAGAGCCTTATGAACCGCCGGAAATTATGGCCAACGACATCCGCACGGTTTTAGGCAAATACCTCACTCCCGATAAACTGGTTAACGGCAAACTGATGCTTTATAAAGGCAAGGGTTGTTCGGAATGCGGCGACTCCGGGTTTTTGGGCCGGGTGGGAATTTTTGAAGTCTTACCGGTGACGGATAAAATTGCCAAACTGGTCTTGACCCGGGCGGACGCGGGAGAAATTGAAAGACAGGCTGTGGAAGAAGGCATGATGCCGATGAAAGTTGATGGGTACCTTAAGGCCGTTGAGGGAGTAACGACAATTGAAGAAGTGCTGCGCGTAGCGCAAGACTAA
- a CDS encoding type IV pilus twitching motility protein PilT produces the protein MTIQSLLQTTIDRNASDLHLISGYPSTIRIDGNLLPLQPEPLSDTDIAQMLSVFLTPDQKKIFEQNHELDFGYTFGKGRFRINTYYQKGAPAVAFRLIPLSVRKIDELNLHPACHDLAALKQGFVLVTGPTGHGKSTTIAAIIEEINENFGGHILTVEDPIEYIFSPAKAIVSQREVGGDTHSWNNALRAALREDPNVVFIGEMRDFETIEAALTIAETGHLVFATLHTNSAAQSIDRVVSVFPEAQQAQVRLQLSNTLEAIISQRLVPMVSSGRVPAMEVLLGSSAVRSVIREGKTHLLDNIIQTSMDAGMCTMDMSLARLAAAGKISYETALAYANSPEDLNGIIKSKSVTGL, from the coding sequence ATGACAATACAATCACTTTTACAAACTACAATTGACCGGAACGCTTCGGATTTACATTTAATTTCGGGTTATCCGTCTACAATCCGGATTGACGGCAATCTCCTCCCTTTGCAACCGGAACCGCTTTCTGACACTGATATCGCCCAAATGCTTTCCGTCTTTTTAACTCCTGACCAAAAAAAGATTTTTGAACAGAACCACGAACTGGATTTTGGCTACACTTTCGGTAAAGGCAGGTTCCGGATTAATACCTACTACCAGAAAGGAGCGCCGGCAGTCGCTTTCCGGTTAATCCCGCTAAGCGTTCGTAAAATCGACGAACTGAACTTGCACCCGGCCTGCCACGATCTGGCGGCGTTAAAACAGGGTTTTGTCCTGGTGACCGGGCCGACAGGCCACGGTAAGTCCACAACCATTGCTGCCATCATTGAGGAAATTAACGAAAATTTTGGCGGCCACATTCTGACCGTTGAAGACCCGATCGAGTATATTTTCTCTCCGGCCAAGGCAATTGTTTCTCAGAGAGAAGTCGGCGGTGACACCCATTCCTGGAATAATGCCTTGCGGGCAGCTCTTCGCGAAGACCCGAATGTGGTGTTTATCGGGGAAATGCGGGATTTCGAAACAATTGAGGCGGCTTTGACGATCGCCGAGACCGGGCATCTGGTTTTTGCTACGCTGCACACCAACTCTGCCGCCCAGTCTATCGACCGGGTGGTGTCCGTTTTTCCGGAAGCCCAACAGGCGCAGGTGCGGCTTCAGCTTTCCAATACGCTGGAAGCAATTATTTCTCAGCGGCTGGTGCCGATGGTAAGTTCCGGCCGGGTTCCGGCGATGGAAGTGCTTCTGGGTTCTTCGGCGGTCCGGTCGGTGATCCGGGAAGGCAAAACCCATCTGCTGGATAACATTATCCAGACTTCTATGGACGCCGGAATGTGTACTATGGATATGTCCCTGGCCCGCCTGGCCGCCGCCGGCAAAATTTCCTACGAGACAGCCCTGGCCTATGCCAATTCTCCTGAAGACCTGAACGGAATTATCAAGAGTAAATCAGTAACGGGTTTGTAA